The sequence TGCACCATCGCGTTGAAACCACTTTGCAGCTCACCGAGTTCGGTGCCGTCGAACACCACCAGGTCGCCCTGCAGATTGCCCTGTTCGACACGTTTGAGCGCAGCGCGCACCACCCGCACCGGCGCCGTGGTGAGCCAGGACAGGATCCACATCAGCAGGAACCCGAAGATCAGGGTGGCAGTCGAAACGATCAGTACGGCGATGCCGAACTGGGTCTCGGTGAGGTTCTTCAACACCAGGGCGAACAGCGCTGTCAGCGCGATGCCCAGAACCGGCACACCCGAGGTGAGTAGCCAGACCATCATGGTTCGGCCCATGATGCCCGACACGAACCGCCGCGGCGGCCTGCCCGCGGCGAGTGCCTGTGCGGCAACGGGCCGCAGCGCGAATTCGGTGCACAGGTAACAGGCGGTGGCAACCTGGATGCCGCAGACGCTCACGGTGAAGGCCACGATCGGAATGAAGACGCTGTTGTGTATCCCGTACAGCGGCGTGAACAGCACCGCCGCCAGGCCCCACAGGGCGAGCACCACCTGCGACACCCGCCACGGCGCCAGAAACGCATTGCGCTCGTCCAAGCGGGTGGGTTGTTGTTCCTTGATCGCCCAGCGCAACATTTTGATGGTGCGCCGGGTGATCCCGTAGGTGCCGCCGATCAACGCGGTCACCACGTAGGCCGGAACGATGCCGAACGTCAGCCAGGCCGGGGCGTCGGAGAACACGCTGGGCGTCGGGTAGGCCACCGTCACCAGCAGCGTGACCACACCGATCCCGAGCAGGTTGGTCGCCACGATGACCACGGTCATGATGAACTGGATGCGAATCCGGCGCAGGTACTGACTTTCCGAGACGCGGCCCAGCAGCCAAGAACCGTATTCGGGCGTCTCGGGCAGCCGGTCAGTCTGACGGGTGAGCAGCTCCAGCACTCGGCCCAGGCGTTGCGCGGTCGTCTTTGGCGGCTTCATCGTGGCGTAAGAATAATTGCTCGGCACGGGCCTTAAGGTGGATCGGATGCGACTCGTGATCGCCCAGTGCACCGTCGACTATGTCGGCCGGCTCACCGCGCACCTGCCCTCTGCCCGGCGACTGCTGCTGTTGAAGGCCGACGGCTCGGTCAGCGTGCACGCCGACGACCGTGCTTACAAGCCACTGAACTGGATGAGCCCACCATGCCGGCTCACCGAAGAAACCGGCGGTGAATTGCCGGTGTGGGTGGTGGCGAACAAGACCGGCGACCAGCTGCGGATCACCATCGAGGAGATCGAGCACGACTCCAGCCACGAGCTGGGTGTCGACCCCGGGCTGGTGAAAGACGGCGTCGAGGCGCAACTGCAGGCGCTGCTGGCCGAGCACGTCGAACTGCTCGGCGAGGGTTACTCCCTGGTGCGCCGGGAGTACATGACCGCGATCGGTCCGGTTGACCTGTTGTGTCGTGACGAACAGGGGCGAGCGGTCGCGGTGGAGATCAAGCGGCGCGGCGAGATCGACGGCGTGGAACAGCTCACGCGTTACCTCGAACTGCTCAACCGCGACAGTCTGCTGGCGCCGGTCAGCGGGGTGTTCGCCGCCCAGCAGATCAAGCCGCAGGCCCGCACACTGGCCACCGACCGCGGCATCCGTTGCCTGACACTGGATTATGACGCGATGCGCGGCATGGACAGCGACGAGTACCGGCTGTTCTGAGCGCAGGCCGGAATAGAAGCGCGCGGCCGTGCGTTGCAGGACCGCATGCCAGTCGATGATCTTTTCCAGCCCCTGACGATCCGCTCGCTGACCGTTCCCAATCGGTTCGCCATGGCGCCGATGACCCGCCAGGCCTCGCCGCAGGGAATTCCCGGCAGCAATGTGGCCGAGTACTACCGACGGCGCGCTGCGGGCGGTGTAGGGCTGATCATCACCGAGGGCATCCGGTTGCCCGACCCGGCAGCAGGATTCCCGGCCAGCGTGCCGACGCTCGCCGGCGACGAGGTGCTCGCCGGGTGGACCCGTGTCGTCGACAGCGTCCACTCTGAGGGAGCGACGATCGCCGCGCAGCTGTGGCACCAGGGTGTTGAGCGCCGCAATGACGATGGGGTGGAACCCGTCGGCCCGTCGGGCATCGATGGGCGCGGTGAACCGCGGGGCCGCGCGCTGCGAACCGACGAACTCGCTGAGATCGCACAGCTTTACGCCACCAGTGCCGCCACTGCGCGCGACCTCGGCTTCGACGCGGTCGAAATCCACGGCGCTCACGGCTACCTGCTCGACGAATTCTTCTGGGAGCGCACGAATCGGCGTACCGACGGCTACGGCGGATCGCTGGCCGCGCGCACGCGTTTCCCGGCCGAAGTGGTCGCAGCTGTCCGCGCCGCGGTCGGCCCGGACTATCCAATCATCTTCCGCTTCTCCCAGTGGAAGGGCACCGACTACGCGGCGTCCATCGCCGACGACCCGACACAGTTGCAGGAACTGCTCACACCGCTGGTCGACGCCGGGGTGGATGTGCTGCACCCCTCGACGCGCAGGCATTATCTGCCCGGGTTCGAAGGCCACGACCCGGAATTGAGCCTTGCCGGATGGACCAGGAAGGTCACCGGCGTTCCGGTGATCGCAGTGGGCTCGGTCGGGTTGGAGACGCAGTTCCGCAGCGAGAAGCGTGGCGAGGTGATTGCGCCCGCACCGGTCGACCGTCTGGTC is a genomic window of Mycolicibacter heraklionensis containing:
- a CDS encoding adenylate/guanylate cyclase domain-containing protein — protein: MKPPKTTAQRLGRVLELLTRQTDRLPETPEYGSWLLGRVSESQYLRRIRIQFIMTVVIVATNLLGIGVVTLLVTVAYPTPSVFSDAPAWLTFGIVPAYVVTALIGGTYGITRRTIKMLRWAIKEQQPTRLDERNAFLAPWRVSQVVLALWGLAAVLFTPLYGIHNSVFIPIVAFTVSVCGIQVATACYLCTEFALRPVAAQALAAGRPPRRFVSGIMGRTMMVWLLTSGVPVLGIALTALFALVLKNLTETQFGIAVLIVSTATLIFGFLLMWILSWLTTAPVRVVRAALKRVEQGNLQGDLVVFDGTELGELQSGFNAMVHGLRERERVRDLFGRHVGREVAAAAERDKIQLGGEERHVAVLFVDIVGSTQIVTAKPATEVVTLLNRFFAVVVDEVDRHRGLINKFEGDATLAIFGAPNHLDQPEDEALAAARGILYRLANEVPEIRAGIGVAAGQVVAGNVGAKERFEYTVIGEPVNEAARLCELAKTQPLPLLTTAKTMYAASISEQAHWVVGDSIVLRGYELPTVLASPL
- the nucS gene encoding endonuclease NucS; amino-acid sequence: MRLVIAQCTVDYVGRLTAHLPSARRLLLLKADGSVSVHADDRAYKPLNWMSPPCRLTEETGGELPVWVVANKTGDQLRITIEEIEHDSSHELGVDPGLVKDGVEAQLQALLAEHVELLGEGYSLVRREYMTAIGPVDLLCRDEQGRAVAVEIKRRGEIDGVEQLTRYLELLNRDSLLAPVSGVFAAQQIKPQARTLATDRGIRCLTLDYDAMRGMDSDEYRLF
- a CDS encoding NADH:flavin oxidoreductase, translated to MPVDDLFQPLTIRSLTVPNRFAMAPMTRQASPQGIPGSNVAEYYRRRAAGGVGLIITEGIRLPDPAAGFPASVPTLAGDEVLAGWTRVVDSVHSEGATIAAQLWHQGVERRNDDGVEPVGPSGIDGRGEPRGRALRTDELAEIAQLYATSAATARDLGFDAVEIHGAHGYLLDEFFWERTNRRTDGYGGSLAARTRFPAEVVAAVRAAVGPDYPIIFRFSQWKGTDYAASIADDPTQLQELLTPLVDAGVDVLHPSTRRHYLPGFEGHDPELSLAGWTRKVTGVPVIAVGSVGLETQFRSEKRGEVIAPAPVDRLVDQFDAGEFDVVAIGRALLADPAWVNRLRDGELDGFGGYDAAVALSALA